AATACATTACTTGCAATTCAAGACAAAAAATCAATTTTAAACAATAACATTCAAAGAGCACAAGAAATCATTGATACTATTTCAGAAAAAGATGATTTGGATAATGAAGATGTTGAAGCAATAAATGAAATACTAAATTAAAACAAAAAAATTCAAGTACACAATACTTGAATTTTTGTTTTGCTGTTATTTAGCTGATTTACGACGTTTTAATATAAAGAAGTAAATTGCAGCTCCAATTACTGGGATTAATAATAGAAGTGATAAGTAACCTAAACCACTTGATGAATCATCTTTATGATCATTGATTAAGTTTCTTTTTTCTTGAATTTCTTTGTCAAGTAAAGATAATGAAGCGCGCAATTGTGAGATTTCATCAGGATTTTTAGCCGCTTTTAATTTTGCATATAATGATTGGTATTCATTATTATAAAGATTCTTAATATCGTGAATATATGATGTGATGTTTGTGTTATTTTCATCATATTGATCAGCGTCATTAAGACCTTCTTTAATTGATGAATCAATTTGTTTTTTAAGATCATCTTTATCTTGCACAAAGTGGATTTCATCTTTAATTTTTTGGATTTCTTGATCTAAATGAGTAGTTTGATCAAGGTTATCTTCGTTAAGATTTGAAATAATTTTCTTCATTGATCAAATATGATCATTAATTGATTTTGTTTCTTTTCATTCTAAAAGATTTTCACGAAGAGTTTGTGATAACTCTTCAAGTTGATTGTTGTAGTTATCTTTAAGATCTTGCATTTCTTTTTCTTTTGATTCAGTTGCGAGACGTTCTTTAATTACTCTAATGTTATTTACAATTGTTTGAAGTTTAGATTTTAATGAATCTAATCCACTATTATAACCTTGAATTTCTGTATCATCATTTGCATTTGATACTTTTGTTTTTAATGCTGAGATTTCTTTATATAAGGCATCAATGTTATGCACTTGAACTAAGAAACCTTCTTGGTTAGGAATTTGATCATGAACTTCATTTACTTCATTTTCAAATTGATTAATTTTAGCATTCATTTCTTGCTTAATTTGTGAATTTGTATTAAGAGTAAATGTTTTTTCAACTTCTCTTCTTAATGAATCTGCATTTGGGTCAGTTACAGTTAAAGTAAGTGTAATATTTCCGTTTGCATCATCTGCTGCTTTATTTGTAATAGCAACATTATATTTATCACTTGGTGGTGTGATTTGGAAGTCTTGATCAGTTAATGTAGAAGCTTTTTTATTAAGAGTATCAATTAATTCAACATTAATATTATTTGCATAATCACTAAAGTTTTGAACATTTGTATCAATTTCTTGTTTTTTGGTTTTTGCTTGAGTAATTAATGTTGTGATATCTGCAATGGCTTTTTGATATGCAGAGATAGTTGCATCATTGTTTGAACTTGCTTTAGCTGCATCAACTTTTTTAGTGATTTGAGATAAATTAAATGGTAATGAAACACGTAACATTGAGTAGTGATCTTCATTTAAGTTTTCTCTTATATATGAAGTTAACTCTTTTTGTTTTGCATTATATTCTCTATTTAATTGGTTGATTTGTGTTAATTTAGCATTGTCGGTTGGATTGATAAAATCAGTAATTGTTTTTGAATATTCCTTACTTACTCCTTGATATGTAAGTGTGAAACGAACAACTAATGATAAATCAATATCATTTGGTTCAAGAGTAACATTTGAATATACCACTGTGCTAGGGATATTTGTAATATTTAGTTGATTTTCTAAAACATGAGAAGGCATTTGAACTTTATTTGCAACATCAACATTCGCATCTGCCGCATAGGCATCTAATGCTTTTGTGTTTTGGTCATTTAAGATAATTTGTTGCGCTTCATTATCAATTAGTTCTAATCTTTCAGATAATAATCTGATTTTTTCATCTTTATTACCTAAATCGGTAATTTGTGAAGCATTTGTTATTGCTAATTTAAGGTTAGTAATTTCATCTCTGAGACCTTTAATTAAACCTAATTGTGCTGATATTAAGTTATTATCTTGATATTTAGCAATAACTGCAGCAACATGTCTTTCAAGTGGTTTTACTTTTTCTAGTAATGGCGTTTTTGCTTGCACTAATTCCGTGTACTGTTGTATTTTTATTTCAATTATAGTGTTTTGCATTCCAACTAATGTTCTGATATTACTATATTGTTCTTCCGTTGTAACATTATTTAATTCACTTAATTTCTCTGATAATGTATTTTTATATGTTTGAATATCTGTAAAAATACCAGGATAATTTCAAGTATTTGCTATCGTAATTTTTTGATTAATTTCAGTTTTGAGTAAATTAATTTGATCTTGTAAAGCTACTTTAGAATTATTTTCTTCAATTGCTTGTGCAATTTCTTGTTTAATGGCTTGTAATTCAGATGTGTAAGTATTGAGTTTTTCTCTTGATGCAGGTAATAAACTATCATCATGGAATGGTGTAATTTCATCATTAATTAATACTTCTATTTTAGACGATAATGAATTTAATTTTGATTTTTCTGCTTCTAAGAATGAGTGTGATTGGTATTTAAGAATTGTGTTTAATACATCATTTTTAAGAGTATCAACATCATTTAATAAAGCAGTTTTTAAAGCAGAATCAGGAATATTGAATCCTGTGATTGTTTTAACAATAGTTCTTTGTTTATTATATATTGGTGCAGTAATTACAAGATTGAATGTAACTGTACCAGTTTGATTATTTGCGTGATAACTATTAATCGTATATGTGTAATTCTCGTTTTTAGGTGAAATTACAACATCATTTTTAGTTGTAGTATTTGCAAATCTTGCTTTGTTTTCAATATCTGCCATGATTGCCATATTTTCTAATTCAGCAACTGCAGCATCAATTTCTTGACGTTGGTATGGAATTAATTCAATTAAAGTGTCTAAATTTAAATTAATTGATGTTAAAGTTGAGATTGCCTCATCTTTTTCTTCTTCATTAATTGCAGATTTTTCAAGTGCAAGATCAACAAGAACTTGTTGATTTGCAAGAGAAGCACTTTTGTAAGTTTCACCTCCAAGATATTGGGTGATTAATTCATTTACTTTAGCAACTTTTGCTTCATAATCTGTTTTAAGAGTTTTAATTTTATTATTTTTTTTATCAATAGTAAGACTAATAAAACCATCAATTCTTTGTGTAAGACGTCTTGATAAATTTTTGTATGAAATTGTATAAGAAACTTCAATGTACATTTCAGAGTCATGTGGAACAATATCAACTTGACTAAGTGTTGCATTGTTTGATAAGTTATTAAATGTAAGGAATGATAATCTAACCTCTGATGGTAAAACTGATTTATTTGTAACTGTTAATGATATTCCGTCAATAATTTTATTTAATTCAACTTTATCTTTTTCGGTTTGGATTTTTGCATTTAAATCAGCTATTTTGGTATCTACATCAGAACTAATTGTTGCAATTTCTTCTCTAGTTAATTGATCATTATTTAATGAATTTTTGTATGCAGTAAATTGAGTTTGTAATAATTCGATATCTGAAAGAATATTTGGATAACTAATTGTGCTGATTTCATTTAAATAATCAGTGATTTTTTGAATTGTATTATTTTTAGCCTTAGTTGCTTCAAGATCAATTGTTGATTTAGCGATATTTGTACTTGTAATTAATGCTTTTAATTTTTCATTAATACCTGTAATATCATCAAGACTTGATGACGCAGAAATGCTATTAGCTTCATTAATTTTGCTTTGTAATTCTGTAGCAAGTTCTAAATAATCATTATTATTTTGAAGTGTTAAAAGTAATTCTTTTGCTTTATTAACTGTTGAAGAAAGTTCTAAATTAGCATTTAGAATTGCAAGTTGATTTGCAGTTGCTAAGCCTTCAATAACTTGGTTTTTATTTTTTGATAAACCAGCCTTATTATATGTATAAGAAATAGTTAATGTACCAGTTTCATCATTTGGTGTAAATGTTAAATTAGTAATTTCTTTATCTGTTATAGGGCGTAAATCTGTACCAACTGAAATTGTATTTGTAATAAGGTTGATATGATCTTTTATTCCTTCTAATAAGTCTGATTTTTGAACCATTGAAGGTGAGTGAGTGAAACCGAATGTTATTGGTAAGAAGTAAACAAATTTTTCAGCATCTTCTTCAAAATTATGAACATTAATTTCATGAAGTCTTGATTTTTCATCATATGGTTGTGCTAGGTTATCTAAATTATTAACGAAACTTGTAATATCGTCTAATGCAACTTGTAATTGTTCATTAGTTGAATTATCATCAGAAATAACTGCATCATTTGTAAGAATTTTGCTATCAATTTGGGAGATTAATTCGCTATATATTAGAGTTGTTCCGCTTTTTCTCATATATTTTGCTTTAGCAGCAGTTAATGTTTGTTTTTGATTATTATATGCGCTAATAATACGTTGTCTTGCAGATTCTAATTGATACTCACTACTTGATTGTTTTGCTTTTTCAATAGCATCATTAAATGCTAAATTTGCCTTAGCAATTGTATCTGGATCAACGCTTGTGTTGATTACATTTGTGAAAGCAGTTAAAGCATTATCAATTTTAGTTTGTTCTTCTGTTGAATTATTTACATAGAAGTCACGAGTAATAAGATTGTTATATTGATTTAATACAGTTTTTGCATTTGCAATTGCTGTTTTTAAACTATCAAATTTGGTTTTTAATGCTGAATATGCATCTCTTGTGGTTGATGATTCTAATTGAGTTGAAACATTTATTCTTTGTGTTTCGGTAAAATCTGAATATAAATTAGCATCGCTTGTTTTAATTGAGGTAGTAATTGCGTCTAAGATTTTAGTATCAAGAGCATTTCTTTCTTCTTCTGTTGATGCATTAGCAATTTCTGCAAATAGTTCATTCTTTTCGAATGTATATAACTTGTCAGAAGATGCAACTAAATTATTTAATTTATTTTTTGAAACAACGAATAAGTCAACATATTGATCAAGTGTAACTTTAGCCGCATTTACTTGTTCTGTTGATGCGCCTAAATTAGTTAAAACATTATTTGCGTTTTCATAAGCGCTCATAATATTTGCTTGCATTTCTTGTGTTTGAACTAAGAATGCTGGGTTACTTGAATAATTTGCAAAGACTTCAAAAGTTTGTTTTAATTCTTGCATTGCGGAATTTGTTTCTTTGAAGTCATTTATAATTTGCGACATTTCTTCAACATTAATTGTTGTATCTATTTGTTCAATTAATAATGCTTTTTGTTGTTGGTTTAATTCAGTTAATAATTCGACTTTTGCTTTTGGTTCATAAGCATCAGCAATTTGAATATTATTAACTAATTCAGTTACTTTGTCAGCACTTAATAGTAATGGGTGTTTTAAAATATCTTTAACATTTTCTTTTTGTTTATCATAAAGATGTGTTGCGTTATTTAAAACATTTTCAATTTGTAAAGTTCAATCAGTAATATTGGGAACAATATCGTTAAGAGCACGATCAAAATCATCAACCGCTCGTTCAATAGAATCAATATATCCGTCTTCAACAGGTTCAGTGCTTTTTGAGAATTTCTCCAACTCATCATGTAATTTTTCTACTTCAGTTCAAAGATACCCTTGTTGATTTGAACTTCTTCTAAATCTATGATATGCTCTTGAAATAGGTTTTCTTCGGTTAAGAATTTCATTTTTAACCTTAGAAATGAGGCCATTATATGTTTGAATTGTTTCAAATAATGCATCAGTATTTTCTAAGTTTACAACATAATATGCAATTTCTTTACTAAATACGGTTGCAGTTATAACATTGATATCTTTAATATTTTCAAGAATTTCTAATAACCTAGGTAGTTGATCTTTTAATTCTTCTGTTTCAGCGGTATAGGTTGTAATACTTTGTTGTGTGGTTGTTTCTAAGTCATCCAAATCAGTTGCATTAAATATTTTGTTAATGATATTAGAAGGAAATTCAACATTATCTACTATTCTTTTTCTTCAATATCTTTTTGCATTATCATCATTAACATTTGGCATTGCAGCAATTGCACCATCTGCTGCTAACTGAATTATTTGGTTATAAGCTGGATTAATATCATAACTTTTTAAAGTAGAAAATAATGATGGCAATGCACCAAGAACTAATTTAACTTTGATTGTATCAGTTATTAATTCATCAAGTTTTATTGAACTAAGGTTATCATAAGTAATTGTTGTAAATGCATTTGTCGCATTTGTTATAGTATTAGTTTTTAAACTCTTAACTTTATCAACAAGTGCTGTATTTGTCTTAAAAAGACTATATAACTCATTGTCGCTATCAAATGATGGTTCTTGTGCTTTTTCAAGGAATGCTTGATATTCGGCTGATAATTTAACAAGTTTGTTTGAACTATCATTATATTTATCGATTAATGCAGTTAATTTTGCATTTCCTTCTGGATCTGTATCGGCAATTGCGTTTGTTTTATTAATTAAATCTGTTACATAATTTTGAATAAAGTTAGTTTGTGACACTAAACCTAATAATGCATTTAATTTAATTAAGAATTGTTGCTTTTTGAAATAAATACCACGATATGTTACACGTACATCGTTAAAGTTGTGTTCATCATAATTACGTGAAACATAAAATTGATTAGATGGTGTTGTTTTATGAGTTTCAATTCTAAATACTTCATTATCTGAAATTTCTTTCGAACCTGTGTAAAGTGGAATTGTATACGTATTATTTGAATAATTACTTGGAATGGTTAATGTTTTAATTAAAACGTTATTTGAGAATACTTTAACATACAAGTTTTTTAATTGGTTTTGACCATTCGTTATTAGTGTAATACCTTTATCACCTGTTGAGATAGGTTCAATTCTAAGATTTTGTGTCAATGGACCCAAACCACCAGATTGTAAGTATGGTTCTGAATAGTAGTAATTTCTTTTGTAAATATTTTGAATTAAAGTGGGACCCGGAAAATCCATATACACAATCCCTAATTTAGTAAACTGTGGATTATCTTGAAGGTATTTGTGAATTTTTGCGTTTACCTCTGGCGAATTTAAATATGGTTTACTTTTTCAAGATTGAAAAAGATCATAACTATTGCTTCATGATAAAAAATTTACATAAAATGCTTGAGAATTATATGGACTAGCGTTTGTTTTTTGAATCATTTCTTTTACAAGTTCAGCTTTGTGACTTGTGCTATTAATACTATTAAATTGATCTTGTTCAGTCGCTCCTGAAGTAATGAAATCATAATATAAGAAACCACCTTTTCTACTATTATTAATACGTGAATTCATCTTATTAAGAATTATGATTTTCCCTCTAAATTCACCAACAGTAAAATTATTAAATGCTCAACGACTTCTACCATCAGGGTTATAAATTGAATCTCTATATTTGTCTAAAATACTGAAATATTTTTTATTAGCCTTTTTAATTTGGTTTGCATCAGAAAGATTTCAATTTTCTGTTTCATCTTTAATCCGCATAATTACGAATTCAGATGGATTTTCTTTAAGGAATTTAGATGTTTCAGCCAAAACTTTGTCTAAATCACCATCTCCGTATGTTGGACCGTGTCTGATAATCATGTCAGAATCAACGCGAATATCATAAGCTCTAATCCCTAGTTTTAATTGATTGTAATAACTAAATGCTTGTGTTCTTGCATAATTACCTGGAGCACCACCAACAGATTGAGTCCCTGTGTCGTGTGTCGCAGGAATACTTAATGAAAATATGCTTCTGTTATCTGGTAGATCTCTCATCCATTTTGCAGCGCTATAATAATCAGAATTAATTTCTGAAGGATTAATGATAGTTATCTTATCATTTCTTTTTCATAAATTCGGATTACCACTATTTGTTCCTTGTGTATCTGCCGAGCTTCTTGTACCACTAACAGCGGCAAGTGCAACTACTGAGAAAGCAGGTAAAAAAAGTAGTTTTTTATTGTTTTTTTTCATAGCAAATTATCTCCCTCTTTCTATGTACTTTATTTTACTCTTATATTGAATTTATATATTTATATAAATTCTAGCAAATAAAGTTTAATTCTAGTGTTAAAAGTAATTCTTTGAATTAAATTTAAACTAAAATTGTAAAAAGTTCGCGGTTTTTCGCGAACTTTTTTAGCTTTAAAATTATTATTTTTGAGCTTTTTCAAGTCTTCTGTTAAATCTGTCGATTCTTCCTGTTGCTTTAACTTGTGCTCTGTTTCCTGTGTAAACAGGGTGACATCCTGAACATACGTCTACTGAAAATGAAGGTTTAACTGATTTAAATGAAAATTCTTTTTGACATGTTGAACAAACTGCTTTAACTGTGTGGTACTCAGGGTGAATATTTTTTTTCATAATTTAATTCTCCTTTTAACTCTTACTATTTTGAGTAGAACTCAACTACTAAAGCGTCTTTGATTTCTGAGTGTACTTCGTTACGTTCTGGTAAACGGTCGTATTTAACAGTAAAGTCTTTTCTTGTTAATCATGCTGATGCAGCTTTTTCTTGCATAGCGTCTAAAATTTGTTTGTTTTGTCTTGATTTTTCTTTTAAAGTAATTTCTGATCCTAAAGTAATTGACATAGATGGAATGTTTGCTTTTTTACCATTAACTGTAAAGTGTCCGTGGTTAACTAATTGACGTGCTTGTCTTCTTGTTGTAGCAAATCCAGCTCTATAAACTAAGTTATCTAAACGTGATTCAAGTAATTGAAGCATGTTTGTACCAGTAATTCCTTTAATTTTAAGTGCTTTTTGGAACACTTTTTGTAATTGTTTTTCATTTATACCGAATAAGTGTTTAACTTTTTGTTTTTCGTATAAGTGTAAACCATATTCTGAAAGTTTAACTCTTTTGTTTCCGTGTTGTCCTGGAGCATATGTTCTCTTTTTACCTTTAGAAAATTCTTTTCCTGTTTCAAGAATAGAAAATCCTAAACGACGTGATTTTTTAAATACAGGTCCTGTATATCTTGACATGTTTTTTCCTCTTTTCCGCATAATCAGAGGGTTTATTTCTATTTAGGTAAATTTAACTTAATGTGTTCGATATTAAGCAGCTAATCTACTAACAAATTGTTATGCGCAAGTTAAATTTAAAATCTCAATATAATAAACTGCTGTTTTTTATGCATTTATATTTTATCAAAGATTGCAAGTTGTTACACTTTGGATCAAATATTTTTTTGAACCTTAAACATAGTAAAAAATGGAAAAATTAGTTGAAAAAAGTTTTTTATCATTTTTTAATCAAGAAAATATTAATCTTTTAACAATTCCATTTTCATTAAAAATGTTTTTTAGTTGTAAAAATTCAAAAATCATCAATAAATAATGAAACTGCAATTGTTTTGTTCTTACAAATTTAATCATTCAAAATCTATTATTTAAACATTAAAAAAGTGACAAAATCGGTGATATTAAGACATTTAAAAGATGTTTAATTATTAAAACTAAATCCTTATTTTAAATTGCAAAAATATGTATTTTTTAAGGGGTATATAACAATAAAAAAGTATTATAATTTTTAAAATTATAAAAATAGGAGGTTCAATGAAAAAGAGACTATTAAGTGGGATTAAACCAACTGGAGATTTAACATTAGGAAATTATATTGGTGCAATTCGTAATTTTGTTGAGTTACAAGATAATTATGAATCGTTCTTATTTGTTGCTGATTTACATGCGTTATCAACAGGAGCAGTTAATGCAACAGAATTAAGAAAAGCGCGTAAAACAATTGTTGCATTATACCTTGCATGTGGTTTAAATCCTGAAAATACAACCATTTTCTACCAATCACAAGTTGCCGCACACGGTCAAATGCAATGATTATGTACTTGTGAGACTACAACTGGTGAGTTACAAAGAATGACTCAATTTAAAGATAAAGCAACAAAATTAAAACAAGCTAATGGAACAAGTAAAATTCCAAGTGGTTTATTAATGTATCCAACTCTTATGGCGGGAGATATCTTACTTTATAATCCAGATATCGTTCCAATTGGAGAAGATCAAAAGCAACACCTTGAACTTACAAGAAATATTGCACAAAGATTCAACGCTAGATACAATATGAATTTCCAAATCCCAGAAGGTTTTGTACCACCCGTTGGTGCAAGAATTAAATCTTTAACAGACCCAACTGTCAAAATGTCAAAAAGTGAACACGGAACTAAATCTACTATCTATTTATTAGAAGATCCAAAACAAGCTTATAACAAGATTCTTAAAGCAGTCACTGATTCTGAAGGTAAAATTTACATCTCAAATGAGAAACCAGGTATCTTAAACTTACTTAACATTTATGCTGCATTAACAAATATTTCACTTGAAGATGCTGCGGAAAAATTCAAAGATACAAATTACAAAGAATTCAAAGAAGCAGTTGCAACTGAAGTAATGAACCTACTTATTAAAATTCAATCTAACTATAAAAAAGCACTTGAGATTGCTGATCAAATTACAGATGCAGGGGCTGAAAAAGCATCAAAAGTTGCTGATTATCATTTAAATAAACTCATGAAAAAAATGGGTTTATATGCTAAAAAATAATTCAGGAGATAATTATGAACATAATAAAAGCAAATAAAGCATTAAATCATACAACAAGCCATTTACTTGGTGCTGCTGTTGAAAAATTATATCCAAATGTAAAATTAGGATTTGGACCAGCAACAGATGAAGGATTCTACTATGATTTTGAATTCGAAACACCATTAAGTGATACAGAATTACCAAAGATTGAAAGAATGATGAAAAAACTTGCTTCAAGAAACTTAGTTATGAAACGAGTATCAATTAATGAATATGATTTTACAAACAAACCTTATAAACAAGAGTTATATGATGAATTAGTTTCTCAAGGTAAAGAAATCACTTTCTATGCACTTGTTGATCCACTTAGCAATGAAACAATTTTTGTTGACTTATGTGCTGGTGGTCACGTTGATGATACAAAACACATTAAAAATTTCAAACTTTTAAACCTTGCAGGTGCATACTGAAGAGGAAACTCAGATAATATTCAATTAACTAGAATCTATGGAACTTCATGAGAAACAAAAGAAGAATTAGATAACTACCTTGAAATCTTAAAAGAACGTAAAGAAAGAGATCACCGTAAAATTGGTAAAGAATTAAAATTATTCACATTCAATAGATTAGGTGGTCAAGGTATGCCATTCTGATTAGAAGATGGAATGTACATTCACAACGAAATTCGTAACCTTGTACTTAAAATGGACCGTAAATATGGTTTCACAGAAGTTTTAACACCACACTTTGGAGAAGAAGAACTTTACAAAATTTCAGGTCACTTAGCTCACTACCAAGAAGATATGTTTAGACCAATTATTGTGGAAAATGAGCGCTTAATTCCACGTCCTATGACATGTCCACACCACATTTTATGCTACAACACAGAAAAACGTTCATACCGTGATTTACCAATTCGTTATTCTGAACAATCACAACTTTACCGTTATGAAAAATCAGGAGCATTAACTGGTTTAGAACGTGTTAGAGGAATGCTTTTAACTGAAGGCCACTTATTTGTTAGAAAAGATCAAATTGCTGAAGAATTCAAATCAATGTACAAATTAATTAAAGAAACTTTAGAAATTTTCAAAATTCAAATTAGTTATGTTTCATTATCATTACGTGATCCAGAAAACAAAGAAAAATACTATGACAATGATGTAATGTGAAACGAAGCTGAAGCACAACTTAGAGACGTTTTAGATGAACTTGGTGTTAAATATGAAGAAAAAACAGGTGAAGCTGCATTCTATGGACCTAAAATGGACATCCAAATCTTTACAGCTTTAGGTCATGAAGTCACAGTTTCAACATTACAACTTGATTTCTTATTACCAGAACGTTTTGATATCACATTTACTAACCAAAACAATGAAGAAGAACGTCCAGTTATGATTCACCGTGGTCTTATCGGAACATATGAACGTTTTGTTGCTATTATGTTAGAACAAACAAAAGGTGTTTTACCATTCTGACTTGCACCAAAACAATTTACAGTAATTCCTGCAACAAATCATGAAGATGATATTGAATATGCAAAATCAGTAAATAAAATTCTTTTTGATGCAGACTTTAGGTCTAAAGTTGACTTACGTGATGAACGTTTAGGAAAAAAAGTTCGTGAAGCACAAATGTCAAAATCAAAAATTCAAATTATTTTAGGTGAAAAAGAAAGATTAACAGAAACTGTTTCATATCGTGAATATGGTTCACAAGAAACAACAACAATGCCATTAGCAGAGTTTATTCTTAAAATGCTTAGATTGAGAGATTCACGTGAATAATTCAAATCAAGACACTTCAATTGAAAAAACAAAAATGACTATGAAAAAGAAGAAAAAGAATCCTTATTACTTAGTATTCAACATTTCTTTTTGATTAATAACAATCGCATTAGTGCTTATAAGTAGCACTATAATTCCATGAGATAAAGTTGTTCCGGGAAGCGAATATAACTTTCCATTATGATTAAGAATTACTTTATCAGCTTTATACCCAATTATCATTTTAGGACTAGCATCATTATTCTTATTCTATAAGCAAATATCAATCTATTATTTCACAATGTATATCTTTTTAGT
The nucleotide sequence above comes from Mycoplasma sp. Pen4. Encoded proteins:
- the thrS gene encoding threonine--tRNA ligase is translated as MNIIKANKALNHTTSHLLGAAVEKLYPNVKLGFGPATDEGFYYDFEFETPLSDTELPKIERMMKKLASRNLVMKRVSINEYDFTNKPYKQELYDELVSQGKEITFYALVDPLSNETIFVDLCAGGHVDDTKHIKNFKLLNLAGAYWRGNSDNIQLTRIYGTSWETKEELDNYLEILKERKERDHRKIGKELKLFTFNRLGGQGMPFWLEDGMYIHNEIRNLVLKMDRKYGFTEVLTPHFGEEELYKISGHLAHYQEDMFRPIIVENERLIPRPMTCPHHILCYNTEKRSYRDLPIRYSEQSQLYRYEKSGALTGLERVRGMLLTEGHLFVRKDQIAEEFKSMYKLIKETLEIFKIQISYVSLSLRDPENKEKYYDNDVMWNEAEAQLRDVLDELGVKYEEKTGEAAFYGPKMDIQIFTALGHEVTVSTLQLDFLLPERFDITFTNQNNEEERPVMIHRGLIGTYERFVAIMLEQTKGVLPFWLAPKQFTVIPATNHEDDIEYAKSVNKILFDADFRSKVDLRDERLGKKVREAQMSKSKIQIILGEKERLTETVSYREYGSQETTTMPLAEFILKMLRLRDSRE